GCGAGGATACCGGCCAGCCCGTTACTAACGCCTACAAGTCGCCGTTCAAGTTCAACGGGACGATCGAGAAGGTGACGATCACTGTGAAGTAATGCCCAAAGCACTTGGCGGGTCGGATGCACCTGACCCGCCTTTCCACACATCAAAGAGCCTCCTCATGCGAAGCCGTTTACTGATCCCGGTCGCGTTCGTCGCGGCCGGTTGTACGCTCGGCTACTTGACCGCATCCGGCAGGTTGAGTGATGTCTTCGCTCAGGATAATAAGCCCGCGATCCAACCATCCCCCGCGCCGACGCTGCCGTACCCCGATCCGCCGTTTCGCGGGACGATCGGCCGTACCACGGCGGACTCGAAATCAGATTTCCCCCAACCGGTTCAGGCACCAAAGGGGGCACCGAACGTCTTGCTCATTATGACCGACGACGTCGGCTTCGGAGCCTCGAGTACCTTCGGTGGGGCCATCCCGACGCCCGCGTTCGACAAGCTCGCGGCCCGCGGTCTCAAGTACAACCGCTTCCACACGACGGCGCTCTGCTCACCCACGCGCGCCGCACTGATCTCCGGACGCAATCACCACAACGCGCACACCGGCATGATTATGGAGCGCAGTTTGGGCTACCCGGGCTACGACTCGGTGATGCCGAAGAGTTGCGGCACCATCGGCGAGGTGTTGCGGCTCAACGGTTACAGCACCGCGTGGTTCGGGAAGAATCACAACGTACCCGGCTGGCAATCCAGCGCCGCCGGCCCGTTCGACCTCTGGCCCACCGGCCTCGGCTTCGAGTACTTCTACGGCTTCATCGGTGGGGACGTGAACCAGTGGGATCCGACCATCTTCGAGAACACTTCGTCCGTCGAGCCGAAAGGGGCACTGACCGGCAAGGCGAAAGCGGATTACCACCTCGACTCCGATCTGGCGGACCACGCGATCCACTGGATTCAGGACCAACATTCCCTGGCCCCCGATAAGCCGTTCTTTGCCTATTACGTACCGGGAGCAACGCACGCTCCGCACCACGCCCCCAAAGAGTGGGTTGCCAAGTTCAAAGGGCAATTCGACCAGGGCTGGGACAAGGTTCGCGAGGAAACCTTCGCGCGCCAGAAGAAGCTCGGGGTGATCCCGCAAAACGCCGTCCTGACTCCGCGGCCGGCCAACCTGCCCGCCTGGGATTCGCTCGACGCAAAGCACAAGGAACTCTACTCGCGGATGATGGAGGTCTATGCGGCATTCCTGGCCTTCACGGACCACAACATCGGTCGGGTGATCGACGCGGTCGAAAAGACTGGTGAACTGGACAACACGCTCATCGTCTACATTCAGGGCGACAACGGCGGCAGCGCCGAAGGCACGCTCCAGGGCACGACCAACGAGTTGGCCGTCCTTGGTAACGGCGAGACCGAGACGTTCGACTACCTGTTTTCCGTCAAGGACGAACTCGGCGGGCCGATGCACTACAACCACTTCCCGGTGCCGTGGACCTGGGCCATGAACGCGCCGATGCAGTGGACCAAGCGCTACGCTTCGCACTTCGGCGGCATCCGCAACGGGATGGTGATGAGTTGGCCCAAGCGGATCAAAGACGTCGGCGGGTTGCGCGAGCAGTTCCACCACGTAATCGACATTGCGCCCACGATCTACGAGGCCGCGGGCGTGCGAGCTCCGGACGCGATCAACGGGGCGAAGCAGGCTCGAATCGACGGTGTCGGCATGGCCTACACCTGGGGCGACGCGAAGGCCAAGGGGCGGCGAACGACGCAATACTTCGAGATGTTCGGCAACCGCGGCATCTATCACGACGGCTGGATGGCTTGCACGACGCCGCTGGTGTTCGCGTGGGAGCCCGAACCGAAGGGCGTCACGCCGTCGAGTTTTAAGTGGGAACTGTACCACATCGACGAAGACTTCACCCAGGCGAAGAACCTCGCCAAGGAGAAACCGGAGAAGTTGAAGGAACTGGAAGAACTCTGGTGGGCGGAGGCCGGCCGTAATAACGTCTTGCCGATGAACTTCAGCCCGCAGGCCACGGTTGCAGCAATCTTCGAGCGACCGAGCCTCACCCGCGGCCGGAAGCAGTTCGAGTACCACCAGGGCACGGTCCGAATCCCGGAAGGAACCGCCCCGGCAATCAAGAACACGTCGTATACCATCACCGCGAACATCGACGTGCCGGAGAAGGGAGCGGAGGGAGTACTCGTCACCCAAGGCGGTCGATTCGCCGGCTGGGGGTTGGTCGTCCTCGACGGCAAGCCCGTGTGGGCTTACAAGCGCACTCAGCAGAAAAAAGACGGCATCAAGATCACCGGACCCGACAAGCTGGCACCCGGCAAGCACACGATTACGCTGGACTTCACCTACGCGGGCAAGGCGGGTGAGGTTGGTAAAGGCGGGACTTACGTTCTCACCGTGGACGGCAAGAAGGCCGTCGAGGGCACCATCGAGGCTACGGTGCCGTTCCTGTACTCGATCGATGAGACGCTGGACGTAGGGGAAGACCGCGGCACGCCGATCCTGGAGGATTACGCCGACCGCATGCCCTTCCGATTCAACGGCAAGATCGACAAGGTCACGATCGAGTTGAAGTGATCGACCTCCAGCGAGGTGAGCGCGCGCTTCTATCTTCAGAACGACTGAGCTGTACCACTCCATCACCTCGCCGGGCTTCATTGCCTGTGCGTAGTAGCGCGGAGGGTGGCACACCGTTCCTCTTCATGCAACAACTTTCTGTGCCCCTCCTCCGTTCGATGGTTAAGCCGAGGGGTTTGCCCTCGGCTACAATCACGGAGTTCAACCCCCTTCGACCGTTTACCGGCGAGCCGCACGTGCCGCCTCGCCGAACGACCAGATCGAGACTGCGAGCAGTGCGACATCCTTGATGAGGAACTGGCCGAGCACGCTGATGGCCGGGAACCCGCCGAGGTCATTGACGAACGTGCCCGGAGTGGTCACGAGGAAGCTCAGTGTGCCCAGGAACATCCCGACGGCGAGCAAGCTGCCGACGGCGGACACGCGGGGGAGCCACGGGCGGGCGGCGATCAGGAACCCAACTAGGATCTCGGTAATCCCGAGGATACTCGACAGACCCCGGACGCCGAGCACCGGGTACGTCCAGGCGAAGAACGGGCTGTTCGCGACGAACGGGCGGATGCCTTCGGCCTCGTAAGTGGTAAATTTCATCCCGCCGATCCACACCAAGATCAGGACCAGACCGTAGCGGAGGGCGTGGCCTCCGAGAGCGTCAGCCTTGGCACCGAAGTTGTCCAAAACGTGGTCGAGCCGGGCGGTGAAAGTCGAGGACGTGTTTGAGGTGAGAGCGGTCATGATAGTCTCCTGCTGAGGGTTCTTGTCGCAGGGCGGCGACCTCCGTCGCCCCGCTTCACCCCGTCAGACGCCGCGACCGAGAGCGGTCTTACCCCGGCGGTGCCAACTTTTTTCGGAGTGCGGTTGGTGACCGAGCGGATCAACGAAGACTGGCTGCAATCGCTCGGTGGAACGACCATCGACGAAGTGGCCGTTGCCGAGCTGCGGGAGGTACTGCGTCGTGGCCTTTGCCGCGCGCTCGCTGGGCGGGTTGCCGCGGATGACGGGTTCATCGAGGACGTGACGCAGGAAGGGACCGTGAAGGTTCTCGGCGGCCTTGCCACATTTCGCGGCGACAGCCGGTTCACCACTTGGGCCGTCACCATCGCGGTGCGGGTGGCATTCACGGAACTACGCCGGGCGCGGTGGCGGGACGTTTCTCTCGACCGGCTGGTTGAGGACGCTCCCACGCGAACCCCGGCCGCCCCGCCGGACGATGCCCCGTCAACGGACGCGCGACAGGTGGTACTCGCCGAGATGCACCGGGTGATCGAGACCGGACTGACCGATCGGCAGCGACAGGCGCTGGTGGCCGAGTTCAAGGGGATGCCGCAGGCCGAGATCGCCGCCCAGATGGGTCTGACGCGGAACGGGCTGTACAAACTGACTCACGACGCCCGGCAGAACCTAAAGCGCGGGCTCGAAGCGGCAGGAATCAACGGGGACGAGGTAAGGGAAGCGTTCGACCTGTAGTCTCAAGTGTCGAACTCTGCGGGGGAAATCACATGAGCCTGTCCCCGGATGAGCTTCGCGAGCTCGCCAAGTTCGTGTTGCTGACGCGCCCGGACGAGATCGGCTGCGACGATTGGCTCGGGTACGCGCCGGGCTACGCCGAACTCGTTGCCAGCCGCCAGCCGGTCCCGGAGCCGCTTCAGAAGGCGGCCGAACACCTCGATTTGTGCCCGGAGTGCGCCGAGGAGTTCCGGGCGCTACTCGAGGCGTTGAAGGAGGACGGGGTTTCGTGACCGGGGCGTAAAATCAGGTGTACGCCCCGCTACCCACAGGAACTGCGATGAGCAATGATTCGCTCCCTGACTTCAACGCGACCGGACAGGATTTCGGCCGTCGCGAACACCTCGGGTATTCCGGCCCACCCATTATTGACATTCACGCTCACGTTACGATGACCCGGCCGGACGAGACGGCCGAAGGGGTACCGAACGCGGCGGAGTTGATGCTCGCGACGGCCGCCGAGTTCGGGATCGGTCGGACGTACAGCATGTGCCCGCCGCAAGACATCGTGCCGCTCCGCGAGCGCCTGGGAGCGGCCATTGCCTTCAACGGGATGATTTCAAAGAAGCCGGACGAACCCGACGATGCCGCGTACCGGACGCTGGACCAGTTCCTCCAGGCCGGGATCGAGATCGTCAAGCTCTGGGCGGCACCGCGCGGCCGGGATCGCGGCCTGGTGCTCGACGCGCCATGGCGGATCGAGGCAGTGAAGCGCGCCCGCGCGGCCGGCATTCGCGTCGTCATGGTCCACGTCGGTGATCCCGATGCCTGGTGGACACACACGTACCAGGACGTGACGAAATTCGGCACGAAGGCCGATCAGTACCTGCCGCTCCGCAAGATGATCGAGCTGTTCCCGGACCTGACGTGGATCGGCGCGCACATGGGCGGCGATCCGGAGCCCCCCGATCACCTCGAGCGGTTGCTCGAGGAGTTTCCTCAGCTCCATTTCGATACCAGCGCGACGAAGTGGCAGGTGCGTGAGGTTTCGCGCCACCGCGATGCCGTTCGCGCGCTCGTGTGCCGGTACCCGGATCGGTTCTTGTTCGGGTCCGATCTGGTCACCGGGCACGCGCACGTCCGCGAGCACTACGTCAGCCGGTACTGGTGCCAGCGCACTTTATGGGAGAGCGAATGGACAGGGCCGAGCCCTATTCACGATCCGGACTACACTCCGGGTGAAGGGGAAGGGGCTCGTCCCACGTTAC
This region of Gemmata massiliana genomic DNA includes:
- a CDS encoding arylsulfatase codes for the protein MRSRLLIPVAFVAAGCTLGYLTASGRLSDVFAQDNKPAIQPSPAPTLPYPDPPFRGTIGRTTADSKSDFPQPVQAPKGAPNVLLIMTDDVGFGASSTFGGAIPTPAFDKLAARGLKYNRFHTTALCSPTRAALISGRNHHNAHTGMIMERSLGYPGYDSVMPKSCGTIGEVLRLNGYSTAWFGKNHNVPGWQSSAAGPFDLWPTGLGFEYFYGFIGGDVNQWDPTIFENTSSVEPKGALTGKAKADYHLDSDLADHAIHWIQDQHSLAPDKPFFAYYVPGATHAPHHAPKEWVAKFKGQFDQGWDKVREETFARQKKLGVIPQNAVLTPRPANLPAWDSLDAKHKELYSRMMEVYAAFLAFTDHNIGRVIDAVEKTGELDNTLIVYIQGDNGGSAEGTLQGTTNELAVLGNGETETFDYLFSVKDELGGPMHYNHFPVPWTWAMNAPMQWTKRYASHFGGIRNGMVMSWPKRIKDVGGLREQFHHVIDIAPTIYEAAGVRAPDAINGAKQARIDGVGMAYTWGDAKAKGRRTTQYFEMFGNRGIYHDGWMACTTPLVFAWEPEPKGVTPSSFKWELYHIDEDFTQAKNLAKEKPEKLKELEELWWAEAGRNNVLPMNFSPQATVAAIFERPSLTRGRKQFEYHQGTVRIPEGTAPAIKNTSYTITANIDVPEKGAEGVLVTQGGRFAGWGLVVLDGKPVWAYKRTQQKKDGIKITGPDKLAPGKHTITLDFTYAGKAGEVGKGGTYVLTVDGKKAVEGTIEATVPFLYSIDETLDVGEDRGTPILEDYADRMPFRFNGKIDKVTIELK
- a CDS encoding YkgB family protein, with product MTALTSNTSSTFTARLDHVLDNFGAKADALGGHALRYGLVLILVWIGGMKFTTYEAEGIRPFVANSPFFAWTYPVLGVRGLSSILGITEILVGFLIAARPWLPRVSAVGSLLAVGMFLGTLSFLVTTPGTFVNDLGGFPAISVLGQFLIKDVALLAVSIWSFGEAARAARR
- a CDS encoding RNA polymerase sigma factor, translating into MTERINEDWLQSLGGTTIDEVAVAELREVLRRGLCRALAGRVAADDGFIEDVTQEGTVKVLGGLATFRGDSRFTTWAVTIAVRVAFTELRRARWRDVSLDRLVEDAPTRTPAAPPDDAPSTDARQVVLAEMHRVIETGLTDRQRQALVAEFKGMPQAEIAAQMGLTRNGLYKLTHDARQNLKRGLEAAGINGDEVREAFDL
- a CDS encoding HAD family hydrolase, with the protein product MSLSPDELRELAKFVLLTRPDEIGCDDWLGYAPGYAELVASRQPVPEPLQKAAEHLDLCPECAEEFRALLEALKEDGVS
- a CDS encoding amidohydrolase family protein, with the translated sequence MSNDSLPDFNATGQDFGRREHLGYSGPPIIDIHAHVTMTRPDETAEGVPNAAELMLATAAEFGIGRTYSMCPPQDIVPLRERLGAAIAFNGMISKKPDEPDDAAYRTLDQFLQAGIEIVKLWAAPRGRDRGLVLDAPWRIEAVKRARAAGIRVVMVHVGDPDAWWTHTYQDVTKFGTKADQYLPLRKMIELFPDLTWIGAHMGGDPEPPDHLERLLEEFPQLHFDTSATKWQVREVSRHRDAVRALVCRYPDRFLFGSDLVTGHAHVREHYVSRYWCQRTLWESEWTGPSPIHDPDYTPGEGEGARPTLHGLNLPGDVLAKVYSGNARRILG